CCTACGCGGTCAGCGACTGCCGTCGGGGTCCTTGACAGCGTCTTTAGCGCCCAGGCGCactgcctcgtctccggGCTCAGAAGGTCGCATCTCCGTCCACTATGGACGAACACCCAGGCAACTTCATCCCGATGCAACAGCCAAGAGACACTGCTGCTGACGCGATAGTTTGGATCCAGGAAAAAAATTCAAAAAACCCAGTCATCTGCGGATCGAAAGGGCGGAAAAAGACCTCAATTGGACGCCTTTTCCCGCATCGGCGGCATTCGAGTCTGAGTCCACGGTGTAACTTCCGCTCAGCCGCACGGGCCCGTCGGGCTCTAGACAGGCCGACGGGGCGTCCGGGGTCTCCGCAGGCCCTGGAGGTGCATCCGGAGTCCCTCTGTCCCCAGCAGGAGACAACTtacgcgagaggagagagcggacAAAGTTCAAAGTTGCCGCAGAGTGGAAATACGCTGACCAGGAACAGCCGACATAAGGAAACGCGACGGACGATGAAAAGGTGGTTTGTTCAGAGGTAGAATGCTGCCCCTCGCGCAGTGGCCCGTAGCGCGTCGTGCGCACTGCGCGGCGTCTACAATACGGAGGGATGCGAacgcacagagagacagacacatTCCGATGATGAAGTCTGTTCGCTTTTTTTAGGAGTTCGAGAGCGCGAGACTTTCGAGAGCTGACTTCTACTTTATTCGATTTGACTTATACCATTCTGGAccgcggatcatttgtacagagacgatagctagTTGTAATGTGATAACGATACAAGGGCTCCTTATGCTCTTTAAATTCTTAATGCCTGGTTGAGCATTGGGTGGTCTCGCGCCAAAACTGCTTGAGGCGGACAAAAAGGCCTGGCCGTCTACGGGAAGGTGCGGCTCAACTCGGCAATAGAAACACTTCTGTCTTTACACAGGGAACCAGCCCcccagctgcggcgcctaCCTTCGACAAGACGCTCTGGCTGTGGATCCTGGACAAGCGAACAAGAGAAAAAGATGAAAGATACCTAGAGACACGTTTTTGAGCGGGCTTCTTCGAAtgcccgcgacggcgggtGTGAGGCAGCCCCGAGGTAAGTgtggcgaagagaggaaagaaattGGAGCGAAACAGACGGAAGAGAAAGCACGTTGTGCAGATACAATTCGAGGATTGGAACTCCCATTATCATCTGACCTGGTATCCCCGGAACGTCTTACGGGCGTTATATGATATGTGCTGGGGATGAATATCCAGATTGTCCGCGGAAAGGGACGAGAGCTGCCAGAAGGGAATGACGCGATGAAGCTTGGAGTGCGGTCgggccgctcgcgcggaggaagatTTGAGCAGAATGGAAGAGAAACGCTGTATgcagagagcagcggcgAATGAGAGAAAGACTCACTCTTTCTGAAGGAGATCTCCCGTTTACGGAGTCGCCGCGGTACGTCATGACCAGGCGTCCTTCAACCACTTCGTGGGAGTGCGTCCTGAAGAAAGCGAGACGGCAGAAACCAACAGAAGCTCCATCGGGTCGCAGTTGcatctgcgtgtgcgctggAGCCCTCTCACGTTTACGAGAGGCCTGGTGCGCAAACGTTCACAGTGGAAACAGGCGCGGCACAGAGACGCACACAACGAGACAACCGCAACTCTGTGTGAGAAACCCACTCGGATGGACGCGCGTCCGTCCCGGTCATcaacagagagaggaggagcggctCTAGTTTTCTTCAGAGAGCAGCTTCGACTCGCTGTTGTATACACTCATTCATGCACATACacgtacatgcatacacacatatatatatatatatatatatatacacgtggGCAAACAGATGTGTGTACGCATGTATCTGGATATGCATACGCAGGTGAGGCGTCTCTTCTCGACGCGAGAGACTCCGTGGCCGCGAGGAGTGTGCTTGAGCGAGACTGCTCGCTTCAGGGCTGCCTGATGACTCGTACCGCGGCTTTCCGTACTGGCCAGCTATCCTGCCGATGCGGACGACTTTGCATGCGGTGGCGGCCTCGAGGATGAGGCTCAtctgcaggaggaggcgcacctTGGCTGCCAGAACAGCAGACGTGCACTCCGCGAAAAGCTCGGCGCAGTCTCCACCTTGCAGCACGAAGCGCTTCCCCTCGTACACGTCACGGAATCGCGAAAGCAATACCTCGATCTCGTGGggctgcgccagcggcggcagctgcgacagccgccgctgcgcctgccccAGCCGGCTCGAAGAGACGGCCTCAAACGGATTCTGAGCCGCCGGAAAGCTCTGCGCAGAgggaagaaagaagcagcTGCAACAGCACGCGTGGGCGCGCAGTGGCCTCGAAACTGAACgggcctgcgcagcggaTGCGGTTAGGCCTCGGACGCCGATGCGCAGCCGCCCAGCATCCGCCacacagcagcggcagcatgGAGCAGTTCGCTAACTCGCGCACGAGAGGAAAACAGCGAAGTCGTATACACATGCGTCTCCTAGTTCATGTAGGAGCACGCAGCGCACACAGACCTGGGCGGGATGGCGGTGCGCGACGCGTAGACGAAGCTACACGGACAGCTTTGTCGCAACACATGTCCTTCAGGAGAACGCTTTCATCATTCTCACCTACTTCTTCTAGGTAAACGCCAAACTCGCGCGTACAGAACCAGGAACGTGCGGTCACGACAGGCGAATCTCAGCcaggcacgcgcgcgcccgcgcctcaaCAGCTACATAAAAACTGCCTGCAATGCTTGCAGCCGTGTGCGAGGATAAACGtgcagcagagaaagcgTCATAGGCTGCCATCGCAAGAGAGAGTATCTGGTGAATATGCACATCATGCCACCTCGTGAGTACGGTCGGATCACTTGAGCCAGCCCGTGCAGCTGTCGTGTGTGAGTGCATTGAAGTGCTTGGCGCGCGCCGGTTCAGCCGCCACGAGAGCTGCCTACAGCCGAGAGAAACCAGAGAGTGCACAGAGAtatctgcgcatgcgctcttACGGGATGGCGCAAAGATGCTGTCGCCCGATTCCCCCTTTTTCTTTAATATTTTTCTTACACGCCAGCACGAAGGCGACCACTGGGGATCGGCTGTCCCTGCAGCTTCCTCGGCCTCTTTGCCTGGGGGCGACTCATCGCTCCCCGCCGTCTTTGTTCCTTCTCCAGGGTCTCGATCCGAAGTGTGGCCGGTCTCGCGGCCACGGGGGGAGGCGGTATGAGCAgaaggcgcatgcgtctcttCCCCAGACGCTAACGAAGAAGCGGGACTTTCCGACGTAAACCGGGAGCAGGGGCTCCCTCCCTCCCAGTCGGTGTCTTTGTCATTCCGCGGCGGCAACTCGCACCGAGCGCGCTTGTTCAAGCACCACTGGCTCGGCTCGCCGTCACCCGCCCCCGTCATGGCCAGCCCCGCCGTCACGTCGAAGCAGTCGGTCTCGAAAGAACTGGGAAAAGCCTCTGCTCCCCGCGGTTAAGACTCAAAGACCTGCTCCAGGGAGGCCCCCGCCACGGGGAGGGATGGAGCGGCAAGACGAAACTCAAACTCGAGGACGGActgccgctctctccgcgttctCTGATTTGACGAAATTGAGAGATGCAGCGTCGCGTTGGTATCTCTCTCGGGGTTGCAAAGGAAATCAAAGATGTCGAGGGGGGCGGTGCAGACGCTAAAGTGTGAGCCAGATGAGGGCGATGAGCTGTACGTACAGTTGAAGGCAGCGGTTTCCCCGGCCAAGCTGGGAACGGGGCAGTCAGGTACAGGATCGGTTTGAAGAAGGGAACTCTGAATAACGTCCACTAGGTGAGGGCAAGCAATCAAGAGAAGGCGGCACGCGCTTGCGTTGCACTCTGGAACGCTCTACTTTGCACATTTGTCCGCGGGGCCTGTCTTCACCGGGTGTTCGCAGCGATGGGCGGCTCCGACACGAAGAGTGCTGTCAGGGGAGAAGGCAGAGCCCATTCAAGCGACGGAAACCAAGTTCTATTACATGGTCCATCCTTGACCGTGGGGTTCAAATCGCCTCAGCAGCTTCCCTGGTGTTCGCTGGCGGAGCCTGCCGCCCCCGGCATCGAATCTTCAACCGAGGATCCCACTAAACTGGCTAAACTGAAGCGCTGTGTGGCCGAAACACGACGGAAAAGAGCGCGCCTCCAGAGGAGACTCGCGAACCCCTCACTAGGCAGGAAAGGCGGGAACTTGAGGGTGAAAACTCGCGCAGTTCCGGACGATCGTGCTGCGTAGTATCTGCATTTGCccagggcgctgcggcggtgcTTGCCGTGTGCGCCTTCCGCATCGACAGATTCACGACGTCTGAATCCGACAAAAGTAGACACAAGATCTGGCAGCAGTTGAGGAGGCAAACCTTTTTCGGTCTATCTGGTTTGACGAAGTGGACATACTGAGACAACACACAAGACAAGAGACACCGTCAGACAGGATTTTGATGACATGCATGCAAGTCGGGCATGCACGGAAAATCGCGACCGCAAGTGACGGAAAACCGTGGCTCGTCCCCTCCTCCCGGAGACATACAAAAGGAAGTGTGCGGCAGCCAGTGGAAAAGGAACTTGTCTAGCATTCGAAAGGGTTGTTTACACTCTCAGATATTTTCACCGTAGCATTTGAAGGTGTCGAAAGCCCCATGCTAGCCGCGTCAAACACAAGCTTCCTACTCACTGTCCAGCCCTCAGCCCTCCGAGCCCACAAAGAACCGGTGAACGCTCACACGGGGCAGGCCCTAATGTCTCTATAGTTGCGGTTGCACCTTGCCGGGGTCATAGAGACACACTGGCAGGAGAAGGATCCCGCTGTCATTCCTGTCCACTCGCTGAGCTCACTGAAACaaagaagacagcgacaCGCTCCTGCTGGGTGTCGCCTGCCCACCTGGGGTGAAACGTGGCGCCCAGCGGCCGAGGGGCACTGGCGGGCGTTTCTGCCGTAAAGCGAGAGTTCAGCGGTACCACGGCACCCCTCAAGAAAAACGCTGTAGTCGGTTGGTGTACTGTCAGTACCACGCAAGTCATCGTGAAACGCGGAGTTCGCTCTCGCAGTTTCGGATCGGAGGCCGGTccctggcggcggagctTGCTGCCGATCGGCATACAAAGTGCAAGCGAGTAATGAACGTTCAATAGAACGGGAAACGGCTTGTGATAGGGACTTTCATCATGTCTCCGTTGTGCAAAAGTCCCAGTGTCAGGCTCGGTGGACACTCTACATCATGTTAATGCATGCGGCGCGCTGTGACCCAGAGCGGCGCCGTCCCTCCAGTCAAAAGAGCCCCTACAAGAAACAAATCAAAGGCAACTCCCGCTATCAGTAGTTCGCGTGAGACTCCTGCGTTATCAGGATCTGCTGAAGTTCCCCTGTGCCTGCGATGGCCGCGCGATCCGGTGATACCTCCCTTGCCCCTCATGCTGCGACGCACATACGAGGTCGCATGTCGTTCGAGGGACATGAAGGCCTACTCTGTCACGTGTTTCATCAGCAAGCGACATGCTGGATCCTGCTTGGCAGGGATCGACTTTTGGGCTTAGGAGCGCCATTTTGCTCGGGGTAGCGAGCTGTCTACGACCGCTTCGGGTGAGGTTTGCTGTCTGGGCGACTACTGCAGAGTCAGAAATCGCAAACGACACCTTGATGCGAGCTGCCGCGTGATGCCAAACCCGGATGGCCAGTGACCGGCTCAGCGGTTCGAAACAAGAATTATAAAGTCGGCAGCGAACGGCGGTCTTCCCTTTAGCAGTTAAGAGACAAGAACAACTAGACAAGACAATGACGTGGGTCCACACAAGAGGAAAACGGGACACGTCACAGCGTCTCCTAAGCCTGCAGAGGGCATCTGCGGCCCTGGAGAAACTCGCTGACTACACTGGGAGATTTACAAGAGCTGCAGATAAAACGAACCGGCCTTCGCAGAGTAGAGTCGAGTCACAAGAGACAGGCAGGTCCCGGCCTCGGCGTTCGGAAGGAAACTGAGGGGAAAAGTAAGCATGTACCTGAGAGGCGAACAGTCATCTTTTCGCTTCTCGAACTCCCGTGGAAAAGAGGGAAGAGAAAGTTCTGTCCTGTACATACGAGATAAAAGCTATTTGGGTAAGGTTTTTGCCACCTGACTAAGGTCTTTGTACTTGCCGGTGAACGGATTCCAGACACTCAGTTGGCAACATCGCCATCTTCCCTTCCGAGAGACTCTTCACCAGGTTCACACCCTTGTCTTGACTCGTTGTCAGCAAACACTcctccgccgaggcgaaTCCCGCTCGATGCCTTGAATGATGGCCTGGAGAAACTCGTTCCAGTCCTGGGGCGACGAACGTTGAAGCGCCATGGAGATCTCTTCCACAGCTTGGAAGAGCGCCTCCAGCTGATGGCGAAAGCCGACGAGCTGAGGAGAAAAGCATCGTAGAAAGATAGGAAACAGCGTGTCGCCGGCGGGAGTCAGCTGCCTCTCACCGTCCACAGACTCGAGCGGTGAGCAAAGCCGGGACTGGCTGTgggaggagacgacgcaggcagcggcagtCGACGCCACGATCAAGCAAAAGACAGGACCACTGGCTCCCAAACACGAATTCAaccggccgcggaggcgatgcTCACCTTCGTTCCAGCCCATTTCTGCAACAGAAGCCTGAagtcgtcgctgtcggccAGTCTGGCGATGACGCAGAGCCACGCTTCCCGGCAGTCTTCGAGGCCTTCCGCCCGCAACCAGGCCTGGAGGACCAGCCAGGCCTTCACCATCTTCCGCAGCCCCGGGGGGACCTTAGAGAGGATGTAGCGCCCGTTCGCGTGCTGCGAGTGACCGATCTGGCCGCCAGCCTCCTGCCTTCCGGCGGATCCGAGCGAAGTCGAGAGTAGCCCtcggctgcaggcgtcggAGTGCGGAGGGGTCGCTCGCTGGGTTTTCCTCTGGAGATCTGCAGTCGGGGGGTgcacagacgaagaaaggCCGCAcggctccgcagcctcgtcggTCGCCTGGCCTCTCACTGTGGAGAGATCCGCACCGCCACTGCCCATGCTGGGTTCAGGCGCGCTCTGCTGAAGAGCTGAGAAACTGTTGACGCTGTCTCGAAGGGTGGAGCCGCACATAGTTGACACGTCTGAGTCGGTCTCCATGCGGGATACgtgcgctgcgcccgcgccgtctgaagagctcgccgcggaggtcTTCACCGCCCCCGCGTTCCACTCGAAGGAGctcggaggagacgcagccgGGAAACTggatgacgacgacgaagaaaaggcgGAAGATGCACTCTCCTCTCCTGGCTGAGAAGTGAACCGCGAAGGGGCACTCGTGGTCGTCGCGTCTCCAGAGTAGGCGCTCAGGAGGCGGCAGTCttcgcccgcccccgcctccaTTTGCTGGCTCATGTCCAGGCCCTGAGCGTCCATAGCCGAGTTACTGTCGTTAGTTGAAGTGTGCGCACCTCGATGAAGTGCATTTTCCACGTTGGCGGGCTGCGAATGGCCTGAAGGACttgcagaaaaagaaaaactactttgagaagaggcggaggaggcagacgaagaggcttCGCTTCCGGGCAGGAGGCTGGCGTTTCCGCAGTTTTGCGGGAGGCTCTGAGAGGCAGACAAAGAGGGGCTGAGTTTTccgagcgaggcgacacAACCGGCGGCTGAGGGCTTCTGTCCCCAGCACTCGTCCGCAAGCTCGGATGGCGGATCTGCGGTGGAAGGGGACTCGACGAAGTAGTGAGGCAGAAACTGCTGAAGAACTTGCGAGCGGTAAATCGGGTCTAAGAGGTAGTAGAGACAAACGAAGCGggggagctgcagaggagatgAACACAAAAGGACAGGCGCGGAACAAAGAGATGGTGTCGACATCGCGAGTTCCTCCGAGCAACCCCGTCGCGGCTCTCCCTTTTGGTCGTCTGCTCGCGGCGTGAGTCATTTCGTGCTGCAGCAAAGCCCCGCATCTTTGACTCACTGCAAGAAAAGCCTCCACATCGCAGGCAAGCAGCTTTTCCTCGAGCGTCTCccgtctctcggcgccgtGGGAGCTGGTGGTGCGGTGACGCGAAACCGTCGGGGTGGCTCGAATTGACGAGCTCGACGTTGGGGCCCCTCCGAGGAGGCTGTCCTGAGTCGTCTCGGCTTTCGGTTCAAACGAAGCAAGTCGGGCGTTCGCTGGGCACTCTGGGTAGTTTGGtgcagacgcccgcgcctgcgaggcgtctTCGCCAGGAAGCTCGGCGTCGATGGCGCTGCCAGGCGACGAGCGGAGTGGCGTCGAGCCTCCCGCCTTGCTGGTGTCGTGGCATAAAGACTTGGaggcttctgcagcagccggcgagcTTCCAGTGGAGCTCGTGTTGA
This portion of the Besnoitia besnoiti strain Bb-Ger1 chromosome VII, whole genome shotgun sequence genome encodes:
- a CDS encoding hypothetical protein (encoded by transcript BESB_080720), with the protein product MVDSSPQTRSSGRSPDLPVSGASMQTGFTTQPATASPAARGNSLHSEGPAGAQGGARQVARVNAAIAVDQTMANGDDSEAVLSAMTALFESLNEVHLEGGGESWKPSIKTGDGFKACKQFLCALSAAADALQIRPQSREYRHQFTKNYRALFPDQRRHYRVDVLEASQEGYTMIYVNGERFDFHSSVIESGVNFKLAWINTLEKLHQLQRQDLSTYQYWRSELVPVLVDLDCKWADFEQEYILELIQIERKARRYVMDVISLENQLIYLDSSVATLVAKGDTTVQTAHVHIWQQWQSCRRDYVKKMFRLNSIANYRRKGRGDLDLSVLETAENIIKTSESHPGHVYECVAGIASSCVTSFNDFRKHIMELAQTPERIDPHLCNNVTLVNHLVRVEETWELAQKYLMDAQRLRNVIHIVDFIVAIVKTQKAILMILNTSSTGSSPAAAEASKSLCHDTSKAGGSTPLRSSPGSAIDAELPGEDASQARASAPNYPECPANARLASFEPKAETTQDSLLGGAPTSSSSIRATPTVSRHRTTSSHGAERRETLEEKLLACDVEAFLALPRFVCLYYLLDPIYRSQVLQQFLPHYFVESPSTADPPSELADECWGQKPSAAGCVASLGKLSPSLSASQSLPQNCGNASLLPGSEASSSASSASSQSSFSFSASPSGHSQPANVENALHRGAHTSTNDSNSAMDAQGLDMSQQMEAGAGEDCRLLSAYSGDATTTSAPSRFTSQPGEESASSAFSSSSSSSFPAASPPSSFEWNAGAVKTSAASSSDGAGAAHVSRMETDSDVSTMCGSTLRDSVNSFSALQQSAPEPSMGSGGADLSTVRGQATDEAAEPCGLSSSVHPPTADLQRKTQRATPPHSDACSRGLLSTSLGSAGRQEAGGQIGHSQHANGRYILSKVPPGLRKMVKAWLVLQAWLRAEGLEDCREAWLCVIARLADSDDFRLLLQKWAGTKLVGFRHQLEALFQAVEEISMALQRSSPQDWNEFLQAIIQGIERDSPRRRSVC